One genomic window of Desulfurococcus mucosus DSM 2162 includes the following:
- a CDS encoding A24 family peptidase C-terminal domain-containing protein — MQPLWDPVNLLEAVKAVYTLVFLGVFSLQDYRSREISDRLVYLFTGGSAVFLAATLMLHGFDPVYMVFSAVVPLTFTLLYYTGLMGEGDVYVVASLFMLYPSPPRAGFLPRSLLPPLIPIVLYSTVSVVLISLLYASYTVIVHRNLLKGMPLKYRLIYPFIARPMRVADFIETRFYYPLTLIEAGDGETVTVYRLHYSVEEDPGVYRELFRKLVEAGTISADTVIWVSYGVPYIIPLTIGVAAFLIIGDAPVLALIKHIAGLTS; from the coding sequence ATGCAGCCCCTGTGGGATCCGGTGAACCTGCTTGAAGCGGTTAAGGCGGTGTACACCCTTGTCTTCCTAGGGGTGTTCTCGCTCCAGGACTATAGGAGCCGTGAGATAAGCGATAGACTAGTATACTTGTTCACAGGGGGCTCAGCCGTCTTCCTGGCAGCCACGTTAATGCTCCACGGCTTCGACCCTGTCTACATGGTTTTCTCCGCGGTCGTCCCGTTGACGTTCACACTGCTCTACTATACAGGGTTAATGGGTGAGGGAGACGTGTATGTTGTCGCATCACTCTTCATGCTGTACCCGTCGCCGCCCCGCGCTGGCTTCCTCCCTAGGTCGCTTCTCCCCCCGTTGATACCGATAGTCCTGTACTCAACGGTCTCCGTGGTACTGATATCACTTCTCTACGCATCCTACACTGTTATAGTGCACCGCAACCTGCTCAAGGGTATGCCATTGAAGTACAGGCTCATATACCCCTTCATAGCGAGACCCATGAGGGTCGCCGACTTCATTGAAACCCGGTTCTACTATCCTTTAACGCTAATAGAGGCCGGCGACGGGGAGACGGTGACGGTTTACAGGCTACACTATAGTGTAGAAGAGGATCCAGGAGTCTACAGGGAGTTGTTCAGGAAGCTGGTTGAGGCAGGGACTATTTCAGCCGACACAGTCATATGGGTCTCCTACGGGGTCCCCTACATAATACCATTGACAATAGGAGTGGCAGCATTCCTCATTATAGGAGACGCCCCGGTGCTCGCACTGATAAAACACATAGCTGGGCTCACTTCTTAA
- a CDS encoding DUF2208 domain-containing protein yields the protein MSSPFSRRTTILVQAVSILLFALVSAVVPQYAFVIFLLYFIVFMVLAMKATARSMKVPPRSELGSPIFKEPNAVQAMLTDKMLQAEMGRQMKLMFLNLSMVFLVFILLPVYSEYIWPFIAERTGLTESNLLDNFVRYLGMYMFFIGVMQGSRYLLMRGQQPVQPVFSARSFAVYRKGVVLDERQFIQFTQDVCFNAEQERKFVELRNSKSKATLTRLYTLEVGRLVEKLREAGLGECQPQA from the coding sequence GTGTCCAGTCCGTTTTCAAGGAGGACAACGATACTGGTGCAGGCTGTCTCCATATTGTTGTTCGCGCTTGTCTCAGCGGTGGTGCCTCAGTACGCCTTCGTAATATTCCTACTATACTTCATAGTCTTCATGGTGCTCGCCATGAAGGCTACGGCTAGATCCATGAAGGTTCCCCCCAGGAGCGAGCTGGGCTCCCCGATCTTCAAGGAGCCGAATGCTGTCCAAGCAATGTTGACGGATAAGATGCTGCAGGCCGAGATGGGCAGGCAGATGAAGCTCATGTTCCTGAATCTCTCCATGGTCTTCCTAGTGTTCATACTGCTCCCAGTGTACAGTGAATACATATGGCCCTTCATCGCTGAGAGAACAGGGCTCACGGAGAGCAACCTCCTAGACAACTTCGTAAGGTACCTGGGCATGTACATGTTCTTCATAGGCGTTATGCAGGGCTCCAGATACCTGTTGATGCGCGGGCAGCAACCGGTGCAACCAGTGTTCTCGGCGAGATCCTTCGCCGTGTACAGGAAGGGGGTTGTACTGGATGAGAGGCAGTTCATACAGTTCACGCAGGACGTGTGCTTCAACGCCGAGCAGGAGAGGAAGTTCGTGGAGCTCAGGAACTCTAAGAGCAAGGCAACCCTTACAAGGCTCTACACGCTTGAAGTCGGGAGGCTCGTTGAAAAGCTGCGGGAGGCTGGTCTAGGTGAGTGCCAGCCGCAGGCATAG
- a CDS encoding HIT family protein has product MRILWNPWRYEYIRRFSTGDEKSGECLFCRLKTAVDEEALILHRGRHSFIVLNAYPYNSGHVMVAPYRHVGSLEDLSDEELLEIMQLVKLSMRVIRKAFNPDGFNIGVNIGRVAGAGVPGHVHVHVVPRWVGDTNFMGVIAGAKTLPVSLQESYSMLRKALTEITGGSNGIHEGSSDS; this is encoded by the coding sequence ATGAGGATCCTCTGGAACCCATGGAGATACGAGTACATAAGGCGGTTCAGCACCGGGGATGAGAAGAGCGGGGAATGCCTCTTCTGCAGGCTGAAGACAGCGGTGGATGAGGAGGCCTTGATCCTCCACCGTGGGAGACACTCCTTCATAGTCCTAAACGCATACCCCTATAACTCAGGGCATGTAATGGTGGCACCCTACAGGCATGTAGGCAGCCTGGAGGATTTGAGCGATGAAGAACTACTCGAGATAATGCAGCTGGTCAAACTCTCCATGAGGGTTATTAGGAAGGCGTTTAACCCGGATGGATTCAACATAGGGGTTAACATAGGTAGGGTTGCAGGGGCAGGTGTACCGGGGCACGTACACGTCCACGTGGTGCCCCGCTGGGTCGGTGACACGAACTTCATGGGTGTAATAGCCGGGGCTAAAACCCTCCCCGTAAGCCTCCAGGAATCATACTCGATGCTTAGGAAGGCCCTCACAGAGATAACGGGGGGATCAAATGGTATCCACGAGGGATCTAGTGATAGTTGA
- the radA gene encoding DNA repair and recombination protein RadA, with product MRTVSEEKNSRQQQEFITVRSLPGVGSAIADKLEAAGYVSAWSIVVARPEELAEKTGLPVLTVQKVIEAARKALGITFKTAREVKQERLNIRKITTGSRSLDELLGGGVETKTITEFYGEYGSGKTQLCHQLSVNVQLPLEKGGLEGRAVYIDTEGTFRWERIEAMARALGLDPDKVMDNIYYMRAYNSDHQISIVDELFTFIPKNNVKLVVVDSVTSHFRAEYPGRDHLAERQQKLNSHLHQLVRLAEAYNVAVVVTNQVMARPDIFYGDPTIAVGGHVLAHTPGVRVQLKKSKGNKRIARVVDAPHLPEGEAVFVILEEGIRDSEEQ from the coding sequence GTGAGAACCGTGAGCGAGGAGAAGAACAGTAGGCAACAGCAGGAATTCATCACTGTGAGAAGCCTGCCTGGAGTAGGATCCGCTATCGCCGACAAGCTCGAGGCAGCTGGATACGTGTCCGCCTGGAGCATTGTGGTAGCCCGCCCCGAGGAGCTCGCTGAGAAGACGGGGCTACCCGTGCTCACGGTTCAAAAAGTCATCGAGGCAGCTAGGAAGGCATTGGGCATAACCTTCAAGACCGCCAGGGAGGTCAAGCAGGAGAGGCTTAACATAAGGAAGATAACCACCGGGAGCAGGAGCCTCGACGAGTTGCTGGGCGGTGGAGTTGAAACCAAGACTATCACAGAGTTCTACGGCGAATACGGTTCAGGTAAAACCCAGCTATGCCACCAGTTAAGCGTCAACGTGCAACTACCCCTTGAGAAGGGGGGGTTAGAGGGTAGAGCCGTCTACATTGACACGGAGGGCACGTTCCGCTGGGAGAGAATAGAGGCAATGGCCAGGGCGCTTGGCTTAGACCCCGATAAGGTGATGGACAACATATACTATATGAGGGCGTATAACAGCGACCACCAGATATCCATAGTCGACGAGCTCTTCACATTCATACCGAAGAACAATGTAAAGCTCGTAGTAGTAGACAGCGTGACAAGCCACTTCAGAGCCGAATACCCTGGGAGAGACCACCTGGCTGAAAGACAGCAGAAGCTGAACTCCCACCTACACCAATTAGTGAGGCTGGCGGAAGCATACAATGTCGCAGTAGTCGTAACAAACCAGGTGATGGCACGCCCCGACATATTCTACGGTGACCCAACCATAGCCGTAGGCGGCCACGTCCTAGCACACACCCCAGGAGTAAGAGTACAGCTCAAGAAGTCGAAGGGCAACAAGAGGATAGCGAGAGTAGTCGACGCCCCCCATCTACCAGAGGGAGAAGCCGTCTTCGTAATACTTGAAGAAGGCATAAGAGACTCTGAAGAACAGTGA
- a CDS encoding 5-formyltetrahydrofolate cyclo-ligase, which yields MGNHPDQLRQAVRESVWRKIEELGVADFPLPARGRIPNFKGAEEAARRLISLPEAASARVVFVNPDSPQAPLRRMLLEKGVLVVVSTPRISSGFILLDPRRIPRGLYHWASTIKGMVKLGEKVHPSALPRIDMFIAGSVAVNRMGARLGKGEGYSELEYGILTHYERLNEKTPIATTVHDIQVVDVDIPLKPWDFTVDIVATPTRVLRREGPLRRPRGIMCGLLDAGKLREIGLLAEICRGDMA from the coding sequence ATGGGCAACCACCCGGATCAGCTCCGTCAAGCTGTAAGGGAGAGTGTTTGGAGGAAGATTGAGGAGCTCGGCGTGGCGGATTTCCCGCTGCCTGCCCGAGGCAGGATCCCGAACTTCAAGGGGGCGGAGGAGGCTGCCAGGAGACTCATCTCACTGCCCGAGGCAGCGTCCGCTAGAGTGGTCTTCGTAAACCCTGATTCACCTCAGGCCCCGCTTAGGAGGATGCTCCTGGAGAAGGGTGTTCTCGTAGTGGTCTCAACACCTAGGATTTCATCCGGCTTCATACTGCTGGATCCACGCAGGATACCCAGGGGCCTCTACCACTGGGCCTCAACGATCAAGGGTATGGTGAAGCTGGGTGAGAAAGTACACCCATCTGCTCTGCCGAGGATAGACATGTTCATCGCTGGCTCAGTAGCCGTCAACAGGATGGGGGCAAGGCTGGGTAAGGGAGAGGGGTACAGTGAGCTCGAATACGGCATCCTCACCCACTACGAGAGGCTTAATGAAAAGACGCCGATAGCGACCACCGTCCACGACATCCAGGTCGTGGACGTCGACATCCCCTTGAAGCCCTGGGACTTCACCGTGGACATCGTGGCAACCCCAACCAGGGTGCTGAGGCGTGAGGGGCCGCTGAGAAGGCCCAGGGGCATAATGTGTGGGCTCCTCGACGCCGGGAAGCTGAGGGAGATAGGCCTACTGGCGGAGATATGTCGTGGAGACATGGCTTAA
- a CDS encoding threonine--tRNA ligase: MRLLLIHARRFSYEVVKPAVEEPEPLGEAGGSGAFENTLVVFTSVEKGDDESVVPGAVSEILSVFNQVKASSIVVYPYAHLSQDLAPPFEAVKILGRLYAALKEAGVEAYKAPFGWYKAFTLECYGHPLSELSRSVRRSETGARRVVEKKFYIMTPDGVLHDPAGFNYAGYPELKALVEKEVFGKEFTGGENKVNEYCRKFGFEWEPMSDHGHMRYGPHAVSIMESVMRYSWMVAQSLGIPVFKVMGSNMFNLKEKPVYEHAVLFGDRLYEVQLDEDRFVLRYAACHQQFAMLRDWVISYKEMPFGAFEVADSYRLEQRGELALCFRLRKFYMPDLHILTRDINEAIEVSMRVQSKIHEEAGKVGRSYVALYNITDEFLEKYRDKLVEFVKREKYPVLLAVIPSGIYYWVLNVEYHIVDNLNRPREIATFQIDVGNGARFNITYVDEKGEKHHPVIIHTAILGGVERYIYMVLDTAALMEAKGQTPYIPTWMSPVQARVIPVSREFNEHAFKVAGELASRGFRVDVDDRDETLGKKIRDAGREWVPYIIVIGEREVATGTLNVRVRRSNDQKVMRLEEFIDLLNREVEGYPRVEMTLPMKLSSRPLFSYRQ; encoded by the coding sequence TTGAGGCTACTGTTGATCCATGCCCGTAGATTCAGCTACGAGGTGGTGAAGCCAGCTGTAGAGGAGCCCGAGCCCCTCGGCGAGGCCGGTGGGAGCGGGGCTTTCGAGAACACCCTTGTAGTCTTCACCAGTGTGGAGAAGGGGGACGATGAATCAGTTGTACCCGGTGCGGTAAGCGAGATACTCAGCGTGTTCAACCAGGTTAAAGCATCCTCTATAGTTGTATACCCCTATGCACATCTCTCGCAGGATCTGGCACCGCCCTTTGAAGCCGTGAAGATACTTGGCCGCCTGTACGCAGCCTTGAAGGAGGCAGGGGTTGAAGCATACAAGGCGCCCTTTGGATGGTATAAGGCGTTCACCCTTGAATGCTACGGTCACCCGTTGAGCGAGCTGTCTAGGAGTGTCAGGAGGTCTGAGACCGGGGCTAGGAGAGTCGTGGAGAAGAAGTTCTACATTATGACCCCTGACGGCGTCCTCCACGATCCAGCAGGCTTCAACTATGCAGGGTACCCTGAGCTGAAGGCGCTTGTGGAGAAGGAGGTTTTCGGGAAGGAGTTCACCGGCGGCGAGAACAAGGTTAACGAGTACTGTAGGAAGTTCGGGTTTGAATGGGAGCCCATGAGCGACCACGGCCACATGAGGTACGGGCCCCACGCGGTTTCGATAATGGAGTCGGTGATGAGGTATTCATGGATGGTGGCGCAGAGCCTCGGCATACCTGTTTTCAAGGTCATGGGTAGCAACATGTTTAACCTCAAGGAGAAACCCGTGTACGAGCACGCAGTCCTCTTCGGCGACAGGCTCTACGAGGTTCAACTGGATGAAGACCGCTTCGTCCTCAGGTATGCGGCATGCCACCAGCAGTTCGCCATGCTGAGGGACTGGGTTATCAGCTACAAGGAGATGCCTTTCGGAGCATTCGAGGTGGCCGACAGCTATAGGCTTGAGCAGCGGGGTGAGCTAGCCCTCTGCTTCAGGTTGAGGAAGTTCTACATGCCGGATCTCCACATATTGACCAGGGACATTAATGAGGCGATAGAGGTCTCCATGAGGGTTCAGTCGAAGATACATGAGGAGGCTGGGAAGGTTGGGAGGAGCTATGTAGCCTTATACAATATAACCGACGAGTTCCTTGAAAAGTACAGGGATAAACTAGTCGAGTTCGTTAAAAGAGAGAAGTACCCGGTTCTACTAGCAGTGATACCCTCTGGAATATACTACTGGGTTCTAAACGTGGAGTACCATATAGTGGACAACCTGAACAGGCCGAGGGAGATAGCAACCTTCCAGATAGACGTGGGGAACGGTGCGAGATTCAACATAACATACGTGGATGAGAAAGGGGAGAAACACCACCCGGTTATAATACACACAGCCATACTTGGCGGCGTCGAGAGATACATATACATGGTTCTAGACACAGCGGCATTAATGGAGGCGAAGGGGCAGACCCCCTACATACCTACATGGATGAGCCCTGTTCAAGCCAGGGTAATACCTGTCTCCCGGGAGTTTAACGAGCACGCCTTCAAGGTAGCCGGGGAGCTGGCGTCAAGGGGCTTCAGGGTCGACGTGGATGACAGGGATGAAACCCTTGGGAAGAAGATAAGGGATGCTGGGAGAGAATGGGTGCCCTACATCATAGTTATCGGTGAGAGAGAGGTTGCAACCGGTACACTCAACGTCAGGGTTAGGAGGAGCAACGACCAGAAGGTTATGAGGCTCGAGGAGTTCATAGACCTCCTCAACAGGGAGGTTGAAGGATACCCGAGGGTTGAGATGACGCTGCCCATGAAGCTGAGCTCGAGGCCGCTTTTCTCATACAGGCAGTAG
- a CDS encoding ASCH domain-containing protein: MPRARFIGRHIMLKGWYAGKLLSGEKKATIRLGIVKPRYKEVIVHAGGKPIAKARIRRVYYRRMRDLTDEEARLEGFKNRDELVEELRRLYGDISGDQYLTVLELEVVQRLDELDPGHPYAGMRPADIARLALRYLAGALSNEELEVLRDLTRTDSIRRTAVNLYGSVEKRGIVRRTLRKALKLLAESKLISLGHRQEAPEEPSDSQR, translated from the coding sequence ATGCCCAGGGCGCGCTTCATAGGGAGGCATATAATGCTGAAAGGATGGTACGCCGGGAAACTCCTATCCGGCGAGAAGAAGGCGACCATTAGGCTTGGAATAGTGAAGCCCAGGTACAAGGAAGTCATAGTGCACGCTGGCGGGAAACCCATAGCTAAGGCGAGGATTAGGAGGGTCTACTATAGGAGGATGAGGGATTTAACGGATGAGGAGGCCAGGCTCGAGGGCTTCAAGAACAGGGATGAACTCGTTGAAGAACTCCGCAGGCTCTACGGGGATATAAGTGGAGACCAGTACTTAACCGTGCTAGAGCTCGAGGTGGTTCAACGCCTAGACGAACTAGACCCCGGGCACCCGTATGCAGGCATGAGGCCAGCCGACATAGCTAGACTAGCCCTCAGATACCTGGCGGGCGCGCTGAGCAACGAGGAGCTGGAGGTGCTAAGAGACCTCACTAGGACTGACAGCATTAGGAGAACCGCTGTGAACCTCTACGGTAGCGTTGAGAAAAGAGGCATCGTGAGGAGGACGCTGAGAAAAGCCCTCAAGCTCCTGGCGGAATCAAAGCTCATATCCCTAGGCCACAGGCAGGAGGCGCCTGAGGAGCCCTCCGATAGCCAGCGATAA
- a CDS encoding AbrB/MazE/SpoVT family DNA-binding domain-containing protein, whose translation MPATIEETVKVDQKGRITIPIAVRELFDIREGMYLLMIADKEAREIKLVPLPVAAKLAKLKLLVEDRTGVLAELTRFIAGYNVDIVSTKCVVLKREELGECEMIVDISKTGWADPSVIVGELRKLEPVKNVELVQLSV comes from the coding sequence ATGCCGGCCACCATAGAGGAAACGGTTAAGGTGGATCAGAAAGGCAGGATAACGATACCGATAGCGGTAAGAGAGCTCTTCGACATAAGGGAAGGCATGTACCTGTTAATGATAGCTGACAAGGAGGCACGGGAGATAAAACTGGTGCCGCTGCCAGTGGCCGCCAAGCTGGCTAAGCTGAAGCTACTGGTCGAGGACAGGACGGGAGTCCTCGCCGAGTTAACGAGGTTCATAGCAGGCTACAACGTTGACATAGTGTCGACGAAGTGCGTTGTATTGAAGCGAGAGGAGCTCGGCGAATGCGAGATGATAGTGGACATAAGTAAAACAGGGTGGGCCGATCCCTCAGTGATAGTGGGAGAGCTCAGGAAGCTGGAGCCAGTGAAAAACGTGGAGCTAGTGCAGCTAAGCGTGTAG
- a CDS encoding ABC transporter ATP-binding protein has protein sequence MAVLTKALEVSDLWVEYRGLHDKPVQALRGVSLSIEKREVVAVMGPNGSGKSTLLRSVIGLEKPSKGFVRLLGTEPQDALGKIAYLPEADCLAPYMTGLENAVFLAGLTGLGRGYLDKAVSVAEELGLSRLDLKRLVKKYSMGMKRLLAISLLLAMDRELYIMDEPTAGLDPVKRPSVLEAFHAAKSNGATVVFTTHIGVDAEKADKVVFMHSGRVVDYARPVELVEKYAGRLGVLVARGLGARRAVGELKLHGFTAEEVAEGVRVVAPLDKLGDAEELLKRLMPEATLVREPPSLEDAFRAAVVVEGGEGR, from the coding sequence GTGGCGGTCTTGACCAAGGCATTAGAGGTCTCAGACCTCTGGGTTGAATACAGGGGCCTCCATGATAAGCCTGTCCAAGCCCTTAGAGGAGTCTCCCTGAGTATTGAGAAGAGGGAAGTAGTCGCAGTCATGGGTCCAAATGGATCCGGGAAATCCACGTTGCTTAGAAGCGTCATAGGGCTTGAGAAGCCGTCAAAGGGCTTCGTGAGGCTGCTGGGCACCGAGCCCCAGGATGCATTAGGGAAGATAGCGTACCTGCCTGAAGCCGATTGCCTAGCCCCCTATATGACGGGGTTGGAGAACGCGGTGTTCCTCGCCGGGTTGACTGGACTCGGAAGAGGATACCTTGATAAAGCGGTGTCGGTGGCCGAGGAGCTGGGGCTTTCACGCCTGGACCTCAAGAGGCTTGTGAAGAAATACTCTATGGGTATGAAGAGGTTGCTGGCCATCTCCCTTCTCTTGGCGATGGATAGGGAGCTCTACATTATGGATGAACCCACGGCAGGGCTTGATCCCGTTAAAAGGCCCAGTGTACTAGAGGCATTCCACGCAGCTAAATCCAATGGTGCAACAGTGGTTTTCACAACACATATAGGGGTCGACGCTGAGAAGGCGGATAAAGTGGTGTTCATGCACTCTGGGAGAGTGGTGGACTATGCTAGGCCTGTTGAGCTAGTTGAAAAGTACGCTGGAAGGCTAGGGGTTTTAGTAGCCAGGGGACTTGGAGCAAGGAGGGCTGTAGGCGAGCTGAAGCTACATGGGTTTACAGCTGAGGAGGTGGCTGAAGGCGTTAGAGTAGTTGCACCCCTCGACAAGCTGGGAGATGCCGAGGAGTTGTTGAAGAGGCTTATGCCGGAGGCCACGCTGGTCAGGGAGCCGCCTAGCCTCGAAGACGCCTTCAGAGCCGCGGTGGTGGTTGAGGGTGGGGAGGGCCGCTAG
- a CDS encoding ABC transporter permease, with product MGRAARTAWVFAYKELLESIRDPTNLFWTLGWPAIWTLIANTAFVPEGPYAAEAKWGATLQMVAFSAMSIGMATLPGSILADRVRGLFELLFPLRHSKLAEVAGRLMGLTLYSTIAAAVVLATGVALGARYTGVTIQEALSASLFILLILLASCGVGLILVPMGRASIAAGISLAVVTSAVSGVFTPYFALSENLKAFSRTWPVSSNLHVAKYFLSRGEVEHLYDFNPGSPLYVLYAASSSLVLFLTGVSIYTLYYRRLHRRW from the coding sequence GTGGGGAGGGCCGCTAGAACCGCATGGGTTTTCGCATACAAGGAGCTATTGGAGAGCATAAGGGATCCCACGAACCTGTTTTGGACGCTTGGATGGCCAGCTATCTGGACACTCATAGCCAACACAGCTTTCGTGCCTGAGGGCCCCTATGCTGCTGAAGCCAAGTGGGGTGCAACATTGCAAATGGTGGCTTTCTCAGCGATGAGTATAGGTATGGCAACGCTCCCGGGCTCCATCCTCGCTGATAGAGTCAGAGGTCTCTTCGAACTCCTCTTCCCACTAAGGCACAGTAAGCTGGCGGAGGTTGCTGGAAGACTCATGGGCCTCACGCTCTACTCAACTATTGCTGCAGCTGTGGTCCTGGCCACCGGTGTGGCACTGGGGGCAAGGTATACTGGTGTAACCATTCAAGAGGCTCTTTCCGCATCCCTCTTTATCCTCCTGATACTGTTAGCATCATGCGGCGTCGGCTTAATCCTGGTGCCCATGGGCAGGGCTAGCATAGCAGCAGGCATATCGCTAGCGGTGGTTACCTCAGCCGTGTCCGGCGTCTTCACACCTTACTTCGCACTCAGCGAGAACCTAAAAGCCTTCTCGAGAACCTGGCCTGTGTCAAGCAACCTCCACGTTGCGAAATACTTCCTGTCCCGGGGAGAAGTCGAACACTTATACGACTTCAACCCTGGAAGCCCATTATACGTACTCTACGCTGCCTCTTCATCACTAGTACTATTCTTAACGGGAGTATCAATATACACCCTCTACTATAGGAGACTCCACAGAAGATGGTAG
- a CDS encoding DUF72 domain-containing protein, whose amino-acid sequence MIRVGCCGFPVSRKRYVEELSVVELQNTFYDLPSREWCRSLRGSLPSGFEITVKAWQVVTHPSTSPTWRKMKSKLKGDPANYGFLKHTRENVEAFMEVVDRARILGARIIVLQTPPSMPCTPLSLESAEGFLKEVLGNIGEGIMIGWEPRGECSERKEVVELLGKYGLIHVVDPFKRKPASTPNGVAYLRLHGRGAGETNYRYKYSDSDLEELYAIIEGIGSSETYVLFNNVYMFDDAVRFKRLLASRGVKVA is encoded by the coding sequence ATGATTAGAGTCGGGTGCTGCGGGTTCCCGGTCTCCAGGAAACGCTATGTTGAAGAGTTAAGCGTGGTCGAGCTACAGAACACTTTTTACGACCTACCTTCAAGAGAGTGGTGTAGGAGCCTCCGGGGGTCCCTCCCCAGCGGCTTCGAGATAACTGTTAAAGCATGGCAGGTTGTAACACACCCCTCTACGTCGCCCACCTGGAGGAAAATGAAGAGTAAGCTTAAAGGGGACCCAGCCAACTACGGGTTCCTTAAGCATACAAGGGAGAACGTGGAGGCATTCATGGAGGTCGTGGACAGGGCGAGGATACTCGGAGCCAGGATAATAGTCCTCCAGACACCGCCCAGCATGCCCTGCACACCCCTGAGCCTCGAGAGCGCCGAGGGCTTCCTTAAGGAGGTGCTTGGAAACATTGGTGAAGGCATAATGATTGGATGGGAGCCTAGAGGAGAGTGCTCTGAGAGGAAGGAGGTAGTTGAGCTGCTTGGGAAATACGGCTTGATACACGTAGTGGACCCGTTTAAAAGGAAGCCTGCTTCAACCCCTAACGGCGTAGCCTACCTCAGGCTGCATGGGAGAGGAGCCGGTGAGACAAACTACAGGTACAAGTATAGTGACAGTGATCTAGAGGAGCTCTACGCGATAATAGAGGGGATTGGCTCAAGCGAGACATACGTGTTGTTCAACAATGTATACATGTTCGACGACGCCGTTAGGTTCAAAAGACTCCTCGCCTCCAGAGGCGTTAAGGTAGCCTAG
- a CDS encoding phosphoribosyltransferase family protein produces the protein MFRVRGGRVLVVKKPSEAEVKAFAQRLMETHSRSKADRTKMRLMASEILRLLKPSLSYRDLYEITGIPESVLCRYARGSIIPSFEQAAQILSRIALSIDLSYLLRDLVEKEKSPIIDLLRVLKDPYVARLLSIILVLELTGKEVSKIIATAEAVLPLATMLSLEFNAPIILVKRKSYPGVQYYSTSFMKSPKDVETLYLDRDLLSRRDKVLVLSDVVYSGRTLEAVLELLSKSRAEITDIIVVLGLGDMWRERLEEYNVKVLTVIPFTI, from the coding sequence GTGTTTAGGGTTAGAGGAGGCAGGGTACTGGTCGTCAAGAAGCCCAGTGAAGCTGAGGTGAAGGCTTTCGCTCAGAGATTAATGGAGACCCACTCGAGGAGCAAGGCTGATAGAACGAAGATGAGGCTCATGGCCAGCGAGATACTCAGGCTCCTGAAGCCGAGTCTCTCATACAGGGATCTCTACGAGATAACCGGTATACCTGAATCCGTCCTCTGCAGGTATGCCAGGGGCTCCATAATACCGAGCTTTGAGCAGGCGGCCCAGATACTCTCCAGGATAGCCCTATCAATAGATTTAAGCTACCTGCTCAGGGATCTAGTGGAGAAGGAGAAGAGCCCCATAATAGACCTGCTGAGGGTTCTCAAAGACCCCTATGTAGCCCGGCTCCTCTCAATAATACTGGTGCTCGAGTTAACGGGTAAAGAGGTATCCAAGATCATAGCTACCGCTGAAGCAGTCCTGCCACTAGCCACCATGCTGTCACTCGAGTTCAACGCCCCCATAATCCTGGTTAAGAGGAAGAGCTACCCTGGTGTACAGTACTATAGCACGTCGTTCATGAAGAGCCCTAAGGATGTTGAGACACTCTACCTCGACAGGGATCTCTTGAGTAGGAGGGACAAGGTCCTCGTGCTCTCGGATGTGGTTTACTCCGGTAGAACCCTGGAGGCCGTTCTCGAATTACTCTCCAAGTCCAGGGCTGAGATAACGGATATAATAGTGGTGCTGGGTTTAGGCGACATGTGGCGGGAGAGGCTCGAGGAATACAATGTGAAAGTACTCACCGTGATACCGTTCACCATCTAG